From a single Nostoc sp. MS1 genomic region:
- a CDS encoding PAS domain S-box protein, protein MKGIRPWVAPYAVTFLAVSGALLLTLLFKPLLTPTIFLLFFAAVAVSSWYGGFKTGLFATFLSIVYVSFFFFEPVFSLSIASTGNKIRLGLFILVTTFINWLNSELRVAKQRLEQTTKRLQSSDTRFRRLTESNIIGVIVADINGAIAEANDAFLQMVGYTREDLLGGLIRWQNMTPPEYQEISDRSISLLQTLGVCQLFEKEYIRKDGSRVPVLIGSAFLDERQQHIIGYVLDMSQQKAALKSTQQLLETLSQREDELRLITDSVPVLISYVDAEQRYRFNNKGYEELFGISASATYGKHIKEILGESVYQHTLPYIKTVLSGEKVTFENQVKDKYGVIHDVSTTYVPRFSQSGQVEGFVVLTTDITERKLAEKALKDSEARLRTLTEKVRVIPWEVDANTGNFTYVGPQSVDILGYPVTDWYTDNFWYEHIHPDDRDWALQYCYESSLMVDNYEFEYRMLSADGKVVWLYDIVNVVRDGEKPRLLHGFMIDISDRKQVEQEREQLLAREQAARSAAEAANRIKDEFLGTLSHELRTPLNSILGWTQLLKNRTFDSNTTTLALETIERNSKSLAQIIEDILDVSEIIRGQLRLNTQPVELIPLIEATIDNLTLAAQAKDIYLESQFDSTVGVVMGDANRIQQIVWNLLTNAVKFTPAGGKVTIQLQHLDHSIQIRVSDTGLGISPEFLPYVFERFRQADGSSTRSHGGLGLGLGLVRHLVELHGGTVQAESPGIGQGATFIVNLPRKSIVNSQ, encoded by the coding sequence TTGAAAGGAATACGTCCTTGGGTTGCGCCCTATGCTGTGACATTTTTAGCAGTTAGCGGTGCTTTGTTATTGACTCTATTATTTAAGCCACTACTGACACCAACTATTTTTTTACTATTTTTCGCGGCTGTAGCCGTTAGTTCCTGGTATGGTGGCTTCAAGACGGGGCTGTTTGCTACTTTTCTATCTATTGTATATGTAAGTTTCTTTTTCTTTGAACCAGTATTTTCCCTATCAATAGCCAGTACAGGCAACAAAATACGCTTAGGCTTGTTCATCCTGGTGACAACGTTCATTAATTGGCTAAACTCAGAATTACGTGTTGCCAAGCAGCGTTTAGAACAGACTACTAAGCGGCTACAATCCAGCGATACACGTTTTAGAAGGTTAACCGAGTCCAATATTATTGGCGTAATTGTAGCTGATATAAATGGAGCGATCGCCGAAGCTAATGACGCTTTTTTGCAGATGGTAGGCTACACACGGGAGGATTTACTGGGGGGGTTGATAAGATGGCAAAATATGACACCCCCAGAATATCAAGAAATTAGCGATCGCTCTATTTCTCTACTACAAACTTTAGGTGTATGTCAGCTTTTTGAGAAAGAATACATCCGTAAAGATGGTAGCCGTGTTCCAGTATTGATTGGGAGTGCTTTTTTAGATGAGCGACAGCAACACATAATTGGTTATGTGCTTGATATGAGCCAGCAGAAAGCTGCACTAAAATCGACTCAACAGTTATTAGAAACACTAAGTCAACGAGAAGACGAGCTACGCTTAATTACCGATTCTGTACCAGTTTTAATTTCCTATGTTGATGCCGAACAACGTTACCGTTTTAATAACAAAGGCTATGAAGAATTATTTGGCATTTCTGCATCAGCAACTTATGGCAAACATATCAAAGAAATACTAGGTGAATCTGTTTATCAGCATACTTTGCCTTACATAAAAACAGTCCTGTCAGGAGAAAAAGTAACTTTTGAAAACCAAGTAAAAGATAAATATGGTGTAATTCACGACGTTAGCACTACTTACGTTCCCCGTTTTAGCCAGTCTGGGCAAGTTGAAGGCTTTGTTGTTCTAACTACAGACATTACTGAACGCAAACTAGCAGAAAAAGCCCTCAAAGACAGTGAAGCAAGATTACGGACACTTACAGAAAAAGTCCGAGTGATTCCTTGGGAAGTAGACGCTAATACTGGGAATTTCACTTATGTAGGGCCGCAAAGTGTAGATATTCTAGGCTATCCTGTCACAGATTGGTATACAGATAATTTTTGGTACGAACACATACATCCAGATGATAGGGACTGGGCATTGCAATATTGCTATGAATCCTCCCTAATGGTGGATAATTACGAATTTGAATATAGAATGTTGTCGGCAGATGGCAAAGTGGTTTGGTTGTACGACATTGTAAATGTGGTGCGGGATGGAGAAAAACCACGGCTGCTGCATGGTTTTATGATTGATATTAGCGATCGCAAACAAGTAGAACAAGAGCGCGAACAACTCCTAGCCCGTGAACAAGCCGCCCGTAGCGCCGCAGAAGCCGCCAACCGCATCAAAGACGAGTTTCTCGGTACACTCTCTCACGAACTCCGTACCCCCCTCAACTCCATACTAGGTTGGACACAGCTACTAAAAAACCGCACATTTGATAGCAATACCACCACCCTAGCCTTAGAAACCATTGAGCGTAATAGTAAGTCCTTAGCCCAAATTATTGAAGATATTTTAGATGTCTCCGAAATTATTCGCGGCCAACTCCGTCTCAATACTCAACCAGTAGAATTGATCCCACTGATAGAAGCCACAATTGATAACCTCACATTAGCCGCCCAAGCCAAAGATATTTATTTAGAATCCCAATTCGACTCGACCGTAGGGGTAGTAATGGGTGATGCCAACAGAATACAACAAATTGTTTGGAACTTACTGACCAATGCCGTTAAATTCACACCCGCAGGTGGCAAAGTTACCATACAGTTACAACACCTAGATCACAGTATTCAAATTCGCGTCAGCGACACAGGGTTAGGAATATCGCCCGAATTTCTTCCTTACGTCTTCGAGCGTTTCCGTCAAGCCGATGGTTCCAGCACGCGATCGCACGGCGGACTAGGATTAGGATTAGGATTAGTCCGTCACCTAGTAGAACTACACGGTGGTACAGTCCAAGCCGAAAGCCCAGGAATTGGACAAGGGGCAACTTTTATAGTTAATTTGCCGAGGAAGTCAATAGTCAATAGTCAATAG
- a CDS encoding carbohydrate kinase family protein: MSNPRVLCLGEVLFDCLADQLGSKLEEVKSWTPYPGGAPANVACALVKLGTPAGFIGAVGEDEPGNALLALLQEVGVDTTGVQRHPTAPTRQVYVVRDEAGDRTFAGFGEYDTSEFADTRLQAKQIPESLFRDADFLILGTLELAYQESEKAIHRALELAEQYDLKIVLDVNWRPVFWHDENTARQKIQETFKRVDFLKLAKEEAEWLFDTTDPGAITYRLGSIEGVLVTDGENGCAYCLGENEGKIPAFTIPVVDTTGAGDSFLAGFIHQLSKHGIKSLNYAETAKSIVTYASAVGALTTIKPGAIASQPTVAEVEAFLTSVGSGE, from the coding sequence ATGAGTAATCCCCGTGTTTTGTGCCTCGGCGAAGTTCTATTTGATTGTTTAGCTGATCAATTAGGGTCAAAGCTGGAGGAGGTGAAGTCTTGGACACCCTATCCAGGAGGTGCGCCTGCGAATGTGGCCTGTGCTTTGGTGAAGTTGGGAACCCCAGCCGGATTTATTGGTGCTGTTGGTGAAGATGAGCCAGGAAATGCTCTGCTGGCGCTATTACAAGAGGTAGGTGTAGATACAACGGGTGTACAGCGTCATCCTACTGCACCAACAAGGCAAGTTTATGTGGTGCGGGATGAAGCAGGCGATCGCACTTTTGCTGGTTTCGGTGAGTATGATACTTCTGAATTTGCCGATACTCGTTTACAAGCCAAGCAAATACCAGAATCATTGTTTCGAGACGCGGATTTCCTCATTTTAGGTACTCTGGAATTAGCCTACCAGGAGAGTGAAAAAGCCATTCACCGCGCCTTAGAACTGGCTGAACAGTATGATTTGAAGATTGTGCTAGATGTTAACTGGCGGCCTGTATTTTGGCATGATGAGAATACTGCTCGACAAAAAATTCAGGAAACTTTCAAGCGCGTCGATTTTCTCAAACTTGCCAAGGAGGAAGCGGAATGGTTATTTGATACAACAGACCCAGGCGCTATTACTTACCGTTTAGGCTCAATCGAAGGAGTATTAGTAACTGATGGGGAAAATGGTTGTGCCTATTGTTTAGGTGAGAATGAAGGAAAAATACCCGCTTTTACCATCCCTGTAGTAGATACCACAGGCGCAGGAGATAGCTTTCTCGCAGGATTTATTCACCAACTAAGTAAACATGGTATCAAGAGCTTGAACTATGCAGAGACAGCAAAAAGCATTGTTACCTATGCTAGTGCTGTAGGAGCGCTGACTACCATTAAACCAGGTGCGATCGCATCTCAACCCACAGTGGCGGAAGTGGAAGCTTTTCTAACGTCTGTAGGGAGTGGGGAGTAG
- a CDS encoding pentapeptide repeat-containing protein — translation MDAHKLLDLYAIGERKFHRANLHQANLYAVDLSGANFSEADLSGANLSQANLSACNLSRANLTDADLSGANLSGANLSEVNFIGADLIRANLKESNLSRADLRTAILILANLSNVNLSEAEMSGADLSGANLKGANLIGSNVMEAELKGANFLGATITEQEITGRVLRLGISHRWVTWAGCP, via the coding sequence ATGGATGCACATAAACTCCTAGATTTATATGCAATAGGAGAGAGAAAATTTCATAGAGCAAATCTGCATCAAGCTAACCTTTATGCCGTCGATTTAAGTGGTGCGAACTTTTCCGAGGCTGATTTAAGTGGAGCTAACCTCAGTCAAGCTAATTTGAGTGCTTGCAATCTTAGCCGTGCTAATTTAACTGATGCAGACTTAAGTGGAGCTAATTTGAGTGGTGCAAACTTAAGTGAAGTAAACTTTATCGGTGCAGACTTAATTAGAGCTAACTTGAAAGAAAGTAATCTCAGCCGAGCAGATTTACGAACTGCTATCTTAATTTTAGCCAACCTATCTAATGTCAATCTCAGCGAAGCGGAAATGAGTGGTGCTGATTTAAGTGGTGCTAATCTCAAAGGTGCAAATTTGATTGGTAGCAATGTGATGGAAGCAGAACTAAAAGGTGCTAACTTCTTAGGAGCTACGATTACAGAGCAAGAAATTACTGGTAGAGTCTTGCGTTTAGGTATTTCCCATCGGTGGGTAACATGGGCTGGTTGTCCTTAA
- the cobJ gene encoding precorrin-3B C(17)-methyltransferase, with the protein MMKVAPAVVVLSQNSVALARRITTALPGAKLYGLAGRTSGVDVSFTNFGDTLRELFAGGTPIIGICAAGILIRTLAPLISDKRQEPPLLAVAEDGSVVVPLLGGLNGVNDLARRIAEVLEVKPAITTTGDIRFRTALLSPPSGYHLANPDDAKKFISDLLAGARVKLLGTAPWLSDSQLPIDSEGELTIQVTERLVTPSANCLVYHPQTVAIAITDPSVTVDSIQQFLADAQLAPPSIAAVFAPIAIASSPAIQAIADTYGVPTRFFTPSQLESLLTQGYTLPEAIALTATQGQLISPPSPSSPVGESRLRSITASRSLREAAPTRSVAFSHTTSPPSHIAAISPQPIDPNTIGQPRGRLAIIGTGPGGLQWMSPEVKEILTSATDLVGYKTYLDLVGSLADGKQRHESDNREEIARATMALDLAATGRYVVVVSSGDPGIYAMAAAVFEVLDYHHKPEWDSIDIHVAPGISAMQAAAATIGAPLGHDFCAISLSDILKPWSIIEQRIAAAAQADFVIAFYNPVSRDRTWQLTEAKNILLQYRKPTTPVVLARNVGRPGQSVKVITLDQLAADSADMRTVIIVGSTQTRIIERSDGNISVYTPRRYK; encoded by the coding sequence ATGATGAAGGTTGCACCTGCTGTTGTAGTATTGAGTCAAAATAGCGTAGCACTAGCCCGAAGAATTACCACCGCCTTACCGGGGGCGAAGTTGTACGGTTTAGCAGGACGCACGTCTGGGGTGGATGTTAGCTTTACGAATTTTGGTGACACCCTACGAGAGTTATTTGCAGGGGGAACGCCGATAATTGGTATTTGTGCGGCTGGTATTTTGATTAGAACATTAGCACCGCTAATTTCCGATAAGCGTCAAGAACCGCCATTGTTGGCTGTGGCGGAGGATGGTAGTGTGGTTGTGCCTCTGTTGGGTGGACTCAATGGGGTGAATGATTTAGCGCGGCGTATTGCTGAGGTACTTGAGGTTAAGCCTGCAATTACAACAACGGGTGATATCCGTTTCCGCACGGCGTTGTTATCGCCTCCCTCTGGATATCATTTAGCCAACCCAGACGATGCTAAGAAGTTTATCTCAGATTTGTTAGCAGGGGCGCGGGTGAAGTTGTTGGGAACTGCGCCTTGGTTAAGTGATAGTCAGTTACCTATTGACTCTGAGGGAGAATTAACCATTCAGGTGACAGAACGCTTAGTTACGCCTTCCGCGAATTGTTTAGTGTATCATCCGCAAACTGTAGCGATCGCCATCACCGACCCATCTGTTACAGTAGACTCAATACAGCAGTTCCTCGCCGACGCACAACTCGCACCCCCATCTATCGCCGCAGTATTTGCGCCTATAGCGATCGCCTCCAGTCCAGCAATTCAAGCTATAGCCGATACCTACGGCGTACCCACCCGCTTTTTCACACCCAGTCAACTAGAAAGCCTACTCACACAAGGTTATACCCTCCCTGAAGCCATAGCCCTAACCGCTACACAAGGTCAACTAATCTCTCCCCCCTCTCCCTCATCCCCGGTTGGTGAATCTCGACTCCGCTCGATTACCGCTAGTCGTTCTCTACGAGAGGCTGCGCCAACGCGGAGCGTGGCGTTTAGCCATACCACATCTCCCCCATCTCATATCGCCGCCATCTCCCCCCAACCCATCGACCCCAACACCATCGGTCAACCAAGGGGAAGGTTAGCCATTATTGGTACTGGCCCTGGCGGTTTACAGTGGATGTCGCCTGAAGTCAAGGAAATACTCACCTCAGCTACTGACTTAGTAGGTTATAAAACCTATTTAGATTTAGTTGGTTCTCTAGCTGATGGTAAGCAACGTCATGAGTCCGACAACCGCGAAGAAATTGCACGGGCGACAATGGCGCTTGATTTGGCTGCTACTGGGCGATATGTTGTTGTAGTTTCTTCTGGTGATCCTGGTATCTATGCAATGGCGGCGGCTGTCTTTGAAGTCCTTGATTATCACCACAAACCAGAATGGGATAGTATCGATATTCATGTTGCACCAGGAATTTCCGCCATGCAGGCCGCAGCCGCCACCATTGGCGCACCCTTGGGACATGATTTTTGTGCAATTTCTTTGTCTGATATCTTAAAGCCTTGGTCAATTATTGAACAACGTATTGCCGCCGCAGCCCAAGCGGATTTTGTGATTGCTTTTTATAATCCTGTTTCTCGCGATCGCACTTGGCAATTAACAGAAGCTAAAAATATATTATTGCAATATAGAAAACCTACGACTCCGGTAGTATTGGCAAGGAATGTTGGTAGACCAGGACAAAGTGTTAAAGTAATTACTCTTGACCAGTTAGCAGCAGATAGTGCCGATATGCGGACTGTTATCATTGTTGGTTCTACGCAAACTCGGATTATTGAACGTAGTGATGGTAATATCTCAGTCTATACACCCCGGCGATATAAATAG